One region of Priestia megaterium genomic DNA includes:
- a CDS encoding class I SAM-dependent methyltransferase yields MNNRWNQFIYKCWAPFYDVFFNNGMFYRARKKVFQDVPFSSEQRILFVGVGTGADLAFIPHQVNVTAIDYSSEMLQKAKDKYKNPSITFHQMDAQQLTFDSFSFDVVVASLILSVVPDAKQALKEMTRVVKPKGTILIFDKFETKKKSAAFPKKIFRLFVKLLGTDIGLSFEHMLEASRDQLILKENSSVMLKGMYRKIILQKVDE; encoded by the coding sequence GTGAATAACCGCTGGAACCAATTTATTTATAAGTGCTGGGCCCCTTTTTATGATGTCTTTTTTAATAACGGGATGTTTTATCGAGCCAGAAAAAAAGTCTTTCAAGATGTCCCCTTTTCGTCTGAGCAGCGCATTTTATTTGTAGGTGTTGGAACGGGTGCCGATTTAGCTTTTATTCCTCATCAAGTAAATGTAACAGCCATCGACTATTCCAGTGAAATGCTTCAAAAAGCAAAAGATAAATACAAAAACCCGTCTATAACTTTCCACCAAATGGACGCTCAGCAGCTAACATTCGACTCTTTTTCGTTTGATGTTGTTGTAGCAAGCTTGATTCTTAGCGTAGTGCCTGATGCAAAGCAAGCTTTAAAAGAAATGACAAGAGTAGTAAAGCCTAAGGGAACGATCCTGATTTTTGATAAATTTGAAACCAAAAAGAAATCCGCGGCTTTTCCTAAAAAAATATTCCGCCTCTTCGTAAAATTACTAGGAACAGATATTGGCCTCTCTTTTGAACATATGCTTGAAGCAAGCCGGGATCAGCTTATCTTGAAGGAAAATTCAAGCGTCATGTTGAAAGGTATGTATCGGAAAATTATTTTGCAAAAAGTTGATGAATGA
- a CDS encoding PCYCGC motif-containing (lipo)protein — MMKSKVIPVVLAAGMVSGCGNESKESSANKQTETTQHEEHQPHTLGDKREETKNSETLPSFLSDKPEDMQLIYAAAAKHQTLLENIPCYCGCGEEANHQNNYDCFIFENKENGAVTWDDHGTKCGVCLEIAAQAVVDYSKGKSIEDIRQEIDHKYKEGYAKPTPTPEV; from the coding sequence ATGATGAAATCAAAGGTCATACCAGTTGTCCTTGCAGCAGGCATGGTGTCCGGCTGTGGAAACGAAAGTAAAGAAAGTTCAGCTAACAAACAGACAGAAACAACACAACATGAAGAACATCAGCCGCACACATTAGGGGATAAACGAGAAGAAACAAAAAATAGTGAAACTCTCCCTTCCTTTCTGAGTGACAAGCCCGAAGATATGCAGCTTATTTATGCAGCCGCTGCTAAGCATCAAACCTTACTAGAAAACATTCCTTGCTACTGCGGATGTGGAGAAGAAGCTAATCATCAAAACAACTACGACTGTTTTATCTTTGAAAACAAAGAAAACGGCGCAGTAACGTGGGATGATCACGGAACAAAATGCGGTGTCTGCTTAGAAATAGCGGCTCAAGCTGTAGTAGACTACAGCAAAGGCAAAAGCATCGAAGACATTCGTCAAGAAATTGATCATAAATATAAGGAAGGCTATGCCAAGCCTACTCCTACGCCCGAGGTATGA
- a CDS encoding DUF3243 domain-containing protein: protein MSNSVETNHSAKVEGAINSMSEEKKEDILSSFEGFKSYLGDKVSKGEKLGMNEEQLAKTAQKVADYLAKHEEPRNREENLLHELWKVGNEEQQHHLAHMLVRLVQ from the coding sequence ATGAGTAATTCTGTAGAAACAAATCATTCAGCAAAAGTTGAAGGAGCCATTAATTCTATGAGCGAGGAGAAAAAAGAGGATATTCTCTCTAGCTTCGAAGGATTTAAAAGTTATCTAGGGGACAAGGTCTCAAAAGGTGAAAAGTTAGGGATGAATGAGGAACAGCTTGCTAAAACAGCTCAGAAAGTAGCTGATTATCTCGCTAAGCATGAAGAGCCGCGCAACCGAGAGGAAAACCTGCTTCACGAACTGTGGAAGGTTGGAAACGAAGAGCAACAGCATCACCTTGCCCATATGCTTGTAAGATTAGTTCAATAA
- a CDS encoding N-acetylmuramoyl-L-alanine amidase, whose translation MKKVWLDAGHGGTDSGALGNNLREKDITLQLVLHARAYLEHNYLVDVQVTRSTDVFVSLSDRANRANAWGADIFVSMHINAGGGTGFETYRYPSQEGSQSSLLQKELHAEILPTMRKFGTIADRGLKTANYAVLRETNMPAVLTENLFIDTTADAEKLKNATFLREVGEAHARGIAAYLNLPSTSVTFYIIQSGDTFYSIAKKYNITVQQLQDANPGVDPTKLQIGQQIVLPVTTYTVQAGDTFYSIAKKYNMTVQQLQDANPSVDPTKLQIGQQIIIPAV comes from the coding sequence ATGAAAAAAGTATGGCTAGATGCAGGGCACGGCGGTACAGATTCAGGCGCTTTAGGAAATAATTTGCGTGAAAAAGATATTACGCTGCAGCTTGTACTACACGCGCGGGCGTATTTAGAGCATAACTATTTAGTAGATGTTCAAGTAACTCGTTCAACCGATGTGTTCGTTTCATTATCAGATCGAGCGAACCGAGCTAATGCATGGGGAGCAGATATATTTGTTTCGATGCACATTAATGCCGGCGGAGGTACTGGATTTGAAACGTATCGCTATCCATCACAAGAGGGAAGTCAATCTTCTCTTTTACAAAAAGAGCTTCATGCAGAGATTTTACCAACCATGCGCAAATTTGGAACGATTGCAGATCGCGGTTTAAAAACAGCTAATTATGCTGTCCTGCGTGAAACAAATATGCCTGCTGTTTTAACTGAAAACTTGTTTATCGATACAACAGCCGACGCTGAAAAATTAAAAAACGCGACGTTTCTTCGTGAAGTGGGAGAAGCACACGCGCGTGGAATTGCTGCGTATTTAAACTTACCTTCTACTAGCGTTACATTCTATATCATTCAATCTGGAGATACGTTTTATAGCATTGCAAAGAAGTATAATATCACCGTTCAGCAGCTGCAGGATGCAAATCCCGGCGTAGATCCTACCAAACTGCAAATTGGGCAGCAGATTGTTCTTCCTGTCACTACGTATACTGTACAAGCAGGAGATACGTTCTATAGCATTGCAAAGAAGTATAATATGACTGTTCAGCAGCTGCAGGATGCAAATCCCAGCGTAGATCCTACCAAACTGCAAATTGGGCAGCAAATCATCATTCCCGCTGTTTAA
- a CDS encoding LysE family translocator — protein sequence MDIVSITSFLSVAALLTVMPGPDNLFVLAQSISNGKHAGISTSLGLCTGLLGHIAAATLGLSAIIYQSALAFAIVKYTGAAYLLYLAYKTFTAKDSALAVENKEAIEYKVLYKKGVIMNLLNPKVSLFFLALLPQFVNHSTGHTTQQMLVYGAVFLVQALIIFTLISLFAGKVGEFLRKSPALSKRLNLVQGSIFTLIGLKIAFSEK from the coding sequence ATGGATATCGTATCAATCACTTCTTTTTTAAGTGTCGCCGCTTTGCTTACGGTTATGCCTGGTCCTGATAACTTATTTGTTTTAGCACAAAGCATATCAAACGGTAAACACGCAGGGATTTCGACTTCATTAGGTCTTTGCACGGGCTTGCTTGGTCATATAGCAGCGGCAACGTTGGGTCTGTCGGCTATTATTTATCAATCAGCTTTAGCATTTGCTATTGTCAAATACACTGGGGCAGCTTATTTATTATATCTGGCTTATAAGACGTTTACAGCCAAAGATTCCGCTCTCGCTGTTGAAAATAAAGAAGCCATTGAGTACAAGGTGCTATATAAAAAAGGAGTGATTATGAACCTGCTAAATCCAAAAGTTTCGCTTTTTTTTCTTGCTCTTTTACCTCAGTTTGTTAATCATTCAACCGGACACACCACGCAGCAAATGCTTGTTTATGGAGCTGTGTTTTTAGTTCAAGCGCTGATTATCTTTACGTTAATTAGTCTATTTGCAGGGAAAGTAGGGGAGTTTTTGCGAAAATCTCCGGCGCTGTCTAAGCGGCTTAATCTCGTGCAAGGCTCTATCTTTACGCTTATTGGCTTAAAAATTGCTTTTAGTGAGAAATAG
- a CDS encoding APC family permease — MNNLHRKMGTFSLMMVGLGSIIGSGWLFGAWRAAQIAGPAAIASWIIGMVVILFIALSYSELGSMFPEAGGMVKYTQYSHGSFLGFIAAWANWIAIVSVIPVEAVASVQYMSSWPWEWAKWTGSLVENGILTGKGLAIATGLLIIYFLLNYWTVGLFSKANSLITVFKIVIPGLTIGALLFAGFHGGNFSSAGGVAPNGWASVLTAVATSGIVFAFNGFQSPINMAGEAKNPGRSIPIAVVGSILIATVIYVLLQIAFIGAVNPSEIVKGWSHLNFNSPFADLAIALNINWLVIVLYADAFVSPSGTGITYTATTSRMIYGMEKNKYLPNILGRVHPLYGVPRQAMFFNLFVSFIFLFLFRGWGILAEIISVATLISYLTGPITAMTLRKTGTDLYRPLRIKGLNVIAPLGFIFASLTLYWARWPLTGQVLFIILIGLPIYFYYQAKSKWKGFGQNFRAGVWMIVYLLCMMTISWIGSEKFGGLNIIKYGWDMGLIAIVALFFYAWALKSGYKTEYLKEAIHVNNEMKAAEAQSASAKEQIMEKQIK, encoded by the coding sequence ATGAATAACTTACATAGAAAAATGGGAACGTTTTCTCTCATGATGGTCGGCCTTGGATCTATTATTGGATCAGGATGGCTGTTTGGGGCATGGAGAGCTGCTCAAATTGCAGGCCCTGCAGCAATTGCTTCTTGGATTATTGGAATGGTTGTTATTTTATTTATAGCTCTTTCTTACAGTGAACTAGGATCGATGTTTCCAGAAGCAGGAGGTATGGTTAAGTATACGCAGTACTCACACGGCTCATTTCTTGGCTTTATTGCGGCTTGGGCAAACTGGATTGCCATTGTATCCGTTATTCCTGTTGAAGCGGTTGCCTCTGTTCAGTACATGAGTTCATGGCCGTGGGAGTGGGCGAAATGGACAGGCAGTTTAGTAGAAAACGGAATTCTTACTGGAAAAGGCTTGGCTATTGCTACAGGGCTATTAATCATTTATTTTCTTTTAAATTATTGGACGGTAGGCTTATTTTCGAAAGCTAACTCACTTATTACCGTTTTTAAAATTGTGATTCCAGGGCTTACAATTGGTGCTCTTTTATTTGCAGGATTTCACGGCGGAAACTTTTCCTCTGCAGGAGGCGTTGCTCCAAATGGATGGGCAAGCGTGTTGACAGCTGTTGCTACGTCTGGGATTGTGTTTGCTTTTAACGGTTTTCAAAGCCCTATTAACATGGCGGGAGAAGCGAAAAATCCGGGACGCTCTATTCCAATTGCCGTGGTAGGATCCATTTTGATTGCAACCGTGATCTATGTATTGCTTCAAATTGCGTTTATTGGAGCGGTAAATCCTTCAGAAATCGTAAAAGGATGGAGTCATCTGAACTTTAATTCGCCGTTTGCCGATTTAGCGATTGCACTAAATATTAACTGGCTTGTTATTGTTTTATATGCCGATGCGTTTGTATCGCCATCAGGAACAGGTATTACGTATACAGCTACCACGTCACGCATGATTTATGGTATGGAAAAAAATAAATACTTGCCGAATATACTAGGACGAGTTCATCCGCTTTACGGCGTTCCTCGTCAAGCCATGTTTTTTAATCTATTTGTCTCATTCATCTTTTTATTTTTATTTAGAGGCTGGGGAATTTTAGCCGAAATTATTTCTGTAGCTACGTTAATTTCATATCTTACTGGTCCTATCACAGCTATGACGTTAAGAAAAACGGGGACCGATCTTTATAGACCTTTACGTATAAAAGGGTTAAATGTAATAGCGCCTCTTGGCTTTATTTTTGCTTCACTTACTCTTTACTGGGCGAGATGGCCGTTAACTGGACAGGTATTATTTATTATTTTAATTGGTTTGCCAATTTATTTTTATTATCAAGCAAAATCAAAATGGAAAGGCTTTGGTCAAAACTTCCGAGCTGGCGTTTGGATGATTGTCTACTTATTATGTATGATGACAATCTCCTGGATAGGAAGTGAAAAATTCGGGGGACTCAATATTATTAAATACGGCTGGGATATGGGACTTATTGCAATTGTTGCACTTTTCTTTTATGCTTGGGCACTTAAAAGCGGGTACAAAACAGAGTATTTAAAAGAAGCAATTCATGTTAATAATGAAATGAAAGCAGCGGAAGCACAGTCTGCCTCGGCTAAAGAACAAATCATGGAAAAACAAATTAAATAA
- a CDS encoding thioredoxin family protein, with protein sequence MKTEQQYFEEGKSIQTYMNDMSTLKEESLAVYEQFQLPKDGLADKLKAHKLHFLAITEDWCGDAMMINPIIRKVAEAAGIDVRVALRDADTELIDRHLTNGGRAIPIILIFNNEGNLLGKWGPRAPEVQQIVDELRAELPSKEDPSFEEKQKEVFSALRTRYKEEPALWSYVYNSFKETVLAVVK encoded by the coding sequence ATGAAAACAGAACAGCAGTATTTTGAAGAAGGAAAATCAATTCAAACATATATGAACGACATGAGTACATTAAAAGAGGAAAGTTTAGCTGTTTATGAACAATTTCAGCTTCCTAAAGATGGACTGGCTGACAAATTAAAAGCTCACAAGCTTCACTTCTTAGCGATTACTGAAGATTGGTGCGGAGATGCGATGATGATTAACCCAATCATTCGTAAAGTAGCTGAAGCTGCCGGTATCGATGTGCGTGTTGCACTGCGCGATGCGGACACCGAATTAATTGATCGTCACTTAACAAACGGCGGCCGTGCTATTCCGATTATTTTAATTTTTAATAATGAAGGAAATTTACTAGGTAAATGGGGTCCTCGTGCTCCTGAAGTTCAGCAAATCGTGGATGAGCTTCGCGCCGAACTTCCTTCAAAAGAAGATCCTTCGTTTGAAGAAAAGCAAAAAGAAGTCTTTTCTGCGTTACGAACAAGATATAAAGAAGAACCGGCTCTTTGGTCGTATGTTTATAACAGCTTCAAAGAAACAGTGTTAGCTGTTGTAAAATAA